The stretch of DNA AATGGCTTCTTTATAGAGTTGTCTATCTGCTTGTGTCCGTGGACCCCTCACTGCTGGTCCCTTGCGTCGATTAAGGAGTCTAAACTGAATTCCAGCAGCATCTGCTGCTCTTCCCATGAGACCATCTAACGCATCTATTTCACGTACTAAATGCCCTTTCCCAAGCCCCCCAATAGCAGGATTACAGGACATTGTTCCCAGTGCTGATATTTTATGTGTCAAAAGTGCTGTTTGTGCACCTACACGTGCTGAAGCTGAAGCTGCTTCACAGCCCGCATGACCACCACCAACAATGATAACATCATATGATTGCATTTAATTCATTCCATAGAGAATAGTTCTAAGGTTTCACGTGAAACAAGATATAAATTATATAATCTTTTAAATCTGTCTATGAAATAATCAATGTTTCACGTGAATCATTATTTACCAACACAAAACTCTGAAAAAATAATATCAAGCAAATCTTCAACATCAATATCTCCCGTAATTTTTCCAAGAAAATCACTTGCACGACGGAGATGTTCTGCACGTAAACTGAGATCAAGAGAATGATAATTAAGAGAATTTTCAATTTCCTTAACAGCTTCCTTTAATAATTGAAGTTGTCTTTTACGCGCTGGAACAAGATTCCCAACTTCAGAAGCACGACGATGACAAAATGATTCAAGTTTTTTGATAAAACAATCAAAATTTAAACCAGTTAATGCAGAAAATTGTATAGACCAGCACGGATCATTTTTCTCATAAAGATCAAGCTTATTACCAACACGCCATATTTCAGCCGATGTTTCTGGTAAATCAACTTGCTTAGGATTTACAATATCATAAACTAAAATAACCAAATCAGCTTCTCTCACATGCTGTTTAGCAACTTCTATTCCCAATTGTTCTATTTTATTTTCTGTTTTTCTAAAACCAGCAGTATCCGTTAAAAAAATAGGTAAACCACCAAGAACAAGTCTCATTTCTAAAGCATCACGAGTCGTTCCAGCTTCTTCCGTCACGATAGCAACAGATCTTCCTGCAAGACGATTCATAATGCTTGATTTCCCAGAATTAGGAGCCCCCGCAATAACAATTTTTAATCCATCACGTAAAATACTCGCACGTTCTCCTTCACGAATATGTTCTCGAAGAGAAGTACAAAGATCTTCCACATCTTTCCAAATTTTATCAGATATTGTATCAGGAATATCTTCTTCATCAGCAAAATCAAGTTCTGCTTCAATAAAAGCACGCACCTTCATAAGCTTATGACGCCAATCACGATAAAGTGTTGTTAAATGTCCACTTGTCCCCATAACTGCTAAACGCCGTTGACTTTCTGTTTCTGCTTCTATTAAATCAGCAAGACCTTCCGCTTGAACAAGGTCTAATTTTCCCTCCATAAATGCACGACGTGAAAATTCACCCGCTTCTGCAATACGGCATCCAGAAAATGTCGATAATTCATCGAGAAAACGATTAACAACTGCTTTTCCGCCATGTAAATGGAATTCTGCACAATCTTCTCCCGTAAAACTATGAGGAGCAGGAAAAAAAACAGTTAAAGCAGAATCTAAAAAGCTGCCATCACGAGCAATGAGATTTCCATAATGCATAAAGCGTGCTTTAGGTAAACAACCGCACAGTGTTTTAACGATATGCACAACATGAGGGCCAGAAAGCCGAATGACTGCAACCCCTGAAGGTAACAATCCACTCGAAACAGCAAAGATTGTATCCACAGGTTTTATCCTAATAAAAACTTTAATGACTCTAAGTATTCATTGAATCAAAAAATTCGCTATTATTTTTTGTTTGCTTTAATTTATCAATCAAAAACTCAATTGCATCTGTTACATTCATAGGTGCTAAAATACGACGAAGAACAAAAATTTTGTGTAAATCTTGTCGTGCGACCAAAAGCTCTTCCTTACGCGTTCCTGACTTTAAAATATCCATAGCAGGGAAAATACGCTTATCAGCAACTTTTCGATCAAGAACGATCTCGGAATTACCTGTTCCTTTAAATTCTTCAAAAATAACCTCATCCATACGGCTACCTGTATCAATCAAAGCCGTTGCAATAATAGTTAAAGAGCCACCTTCCTCAATATTACGTGCAGCACCAAAAAAACGCTTTGGACGCTGCAAAGCATTTGCATCAACACCCCCTGTCAAAACTTTACCTGAAGAAGGAACAACGGTATTATACGCACGCCCAAGACGTGTAATCGAATCAAGAAGAATAACAACATCGCGTCCATATTCAACGAGGCGTTTAGCTTTTTCAATGACCATTTCTGCCACCTGTACGTGACGTATTGCAGGTTCATCAAAAGTAGAAGAAACGACCTCTCCTTTTACTGAACGTTGCATATCTGTAACTTCTTCTGGTCGTTCATCAATCAAAAGAACAATAAGATAACATTCAGGATGATTAGTGGTAATAGAATGAGCAATATTTTGTAGGAGAACTGTCTTTCCTGTCCGAGGTGGTGCGACAATTAATCCTCTTTGTCCTTTTCCCAACGGAGATATCAGATCAATCACACGCGATGACATATCCTTCTCTGTAGGATCTTGTATTTCCATTTGGAAACGTTCATTTGAATAAAGAGGAGTAAGATTATCAAAGTGAATTTTGTAGCGAATCTTCTCAGGTTTTTCGAAATTAATTGTATTAATTTTAAGAAGAGCAAAATAACGTTCCCCTTCTTTTGGGCTCCGTATAGGACCTTCAATGGTATCCCCTGTTTTTAAAGAAAATGACTGGATTTGTGCAGGTGAAAGATAAATATCATCAGGTCCAGGAAGATAATTAGCGTCAGCAGAACGCAAAAATCCAAATCCATCTTGTAAAACTTCAACAACACCTTCTCCTATAATTTCTACGTCTTGTAGAGCAAGTTTTTTCAAAATCGCAAACATTAATTCTTGTTTGCGCATAAGGGAGGCATTTTCAACTTCTAATGTTTCAGCAAAAGAAACAAGTTCAACGGGATTTTTGCTTTTAAGTTCTTGTAGTTTCATTTTTTGCATGAAATATGCTCTTTTAATTAAGGAGAGAATTACCCTAGACAATTTATAGAGATTTTATAGAATGAAATATCTTTAAGAAAAAAATATTTTACACTCAATTTTTTCAATCTGCAAGTGCCATTTATATGAAATTTATTCGTGTAATATTAAGAATATTATATAAAA from Bartonella tribocorum CIP 105476 encodes:
- the rho gene encoding transcription termination factor Rho — protein: MQKMKLQELKSKNPVELVSFAETLEVENASLMRKQELMFAILKKLALQDVEIIGEGVVEVLQDGFGFLRSADANYLPGPDDIYLSPAQIQSFSLKTGDTIEGPIRSPKEGERYFALLKINTINFEKPEKIRYKIHFDNLTPLYSNERFQMEIQDPTEKDMSSRVIDLISPLGKGQRGLIVAPPRTGKTVLLQNIAHSITTNHPECYLIVLLIDERPEEVTDMQRSVKGEVVSSTFDEPAIRHVQVAEMVIEKAKRLVEYGRDVVILLDSITRLGRAYNTVVPSSGKVLTGGVDANALQRPKRFFGAARNIEEGGSLTIIATALIDTGSRMDEVIFEEFKGTGNSEIVLDRKVADKRIFPAMDILKSGTRKEELLVARQDLHKIFVLRRILAPMNVTDAIEFLIDKLKQTKNNSEFFDSMNT
- the mnmE gene encoding tRNA uridine-5-carboxymethylaminomethyl(34) synthesis GTPase MnmE, giving the protein MDTIFAVSSGLLPSGVAVIRLSGPHVVHIVKTLCGCLPKARFMHYGNLIARDGSFLDSALTVFFPAPHSFTGEDCAEFHLHGGKAVVNRFLDELSTFSGCRIAEAGEFSRRAFMEGKLDLVQAEGLADLIEAETESQRRLAVMGTSGHLTTLYRDWRHKLMKVRAFIEAELDFADEEDIPDTISDKIWKDVEDLCTSLREHIREGERASILRDGLKIVIAGAPNSGKSSIMNRLAGRSVAIVTEEAGTTRDALEMRLVLGGLPIFLTDTAGFRKTENKIEQLGIEVAKQHVREADLVILVYDIVNPKQVDLPETSAEIWRVGNKLDLYEKNDPCWSIQFSALTGLNFDCFIKKLESFCHRRASEVGNLVPARKRQLQLLKEAVKEIENSLNYHSLDLSLRAEHLRRASDFLGKITGDIDVEDLLDIIFSEFCVGK